Proteins found in one Thermaerobacter subterraneus DSM 13965 genomic segment:
- a CDS encoding NADH-quinone oxidoreductase subunit D, with protein MSLTREPVQPLELDPRLGDRVRIEPLEGGRQTMTMSMGPQHPSTHGVLRVVLSLDGETVVDAQPDIGYLHRNWEKIAEYMTYAMTVPFSDRNDYLAAITNELALVQAVEKLTGLEVPERAQILRVIFSELQRITSHLLWFGTFGLDLGAVTAFLHAFTAREYCYKLFEQATGARFLYAYLRIGGLRNDVPDGWIEDLLSFLDQLENKYWPEFMKLLIENPIFIRRTRGIGVLKPEVAVAYGASGPVLRGSGIKYDVRKADNYLPYDRFEFDVPVGENGDVYDRALVRMYEILESARIIRQAVKELPDGPVMAKVPRAIRPYGEVYHRVEGPRGEVGVYLVAAGDTNAYRARWRSPCFVNLQLLPILARGHLVADVVAIIGSIDIVLGEVDR; from the coding sequence GTGAGCCTGACGCGGGAACCGGTGCAGCCGCTGGAGCTGGATCCACGCCTGGGGGACCGGGTGCGGATCGAGCCCCTGGAAGGCGGGCGCCAGACCATGACCATGAGCATGGGCCCCCAGCACCCCAGCACCCACGGGGTGTTGCGGGTCGTGCTCAGCCTGGACGGCGAGACGGTGGTCGACGCCCAGCCCGACATCGGCTACCTGCACCGCAACTGGGAAAAGATCGCCGAGTACATGACGTACGCCATGACGGTCCCCTTCTCGGACCGGAACGACTACCTGGCCGCCATCACCAACGAGCTGGCCCTGGTGCAGGCGGTGGAGAAGCTGACGGGCCTGGAGGTGCCCGAGCGGGCCCAGATCCTGCGGGTGATCTTCTCCGAGCTGCAGCGCATCACCAGCCACCTGCTGTGGTTCGGTACCTTCGGCCTCGACCTGGGTGCGGTGACGGCGTTCCTCCACGCCTTCACCGCCCGCGAGTACTGCTACAAGCTCTTCGAGCAGGCCACCGGCGCGCGGTTCCTCTACGCATACCTGCGCATCGGCGGGCTGCGCAACGACGTGCCCGACGGCTGGATCGAAGATTTGCTCTCCTTCCTGGACCAGCTGGAGAACAAGTACTGGCCCGAATTCATGAAGCTGCTCATCGAAAACCCGATCTTCATCCGCCGCACCCGGGGCATCGGGGTGCTGAAGCCGGAGGTGGCCGTGGCCTACGGCGCCAGCGGGCCGGTGCTGCGGGGTTCGGGCATCAAGTACGACGTGCGCAAGGCCGACAACTACCTGCCCTACGACCGGTTCGAGTTCGACGTTCCGGTGGGGGAGAACGGCGACGTCTACGACCGGGCCCTGGTCCGCATGTACGAGATCCTGGAGAGCGCCCGGATCATTCGCCAGGCCGTCAAGGAACTGCCCGACGGCCCGGTGATGGCCAAGGTACCGCGGGCCATTCGCCCCTACGGCGAGGTGTACCACCGGGTGGAAGGGCCGCGGGGCGAGGTGGGCGTCTACCTGGTGGCGGCCGGTGACACCAACGCCTACCGGGCCCGCTGGCGCTCGCCCTGCTTCGTCAACCTGCAGCTGCTGCCGATCCTGGCGAGGGGGCACC
- a CDS encoding NADH-quinone oxidoreductase subunit C gives MAEHPEAAPAQAGDDRPLHTHQDDKPLLEALPLPAEGTFVDPKAKKKAPAGEAGAEPAVDPVVARLREAFPDVSFDPVAATADGCPIVTVPAERWLEVARFLRDDPQLGFDYLSDLCGVDYKDALQVVYQLRGVGHDRRLTVKVNVSKEQPEVPSVVEVWPGAGWHEREAFDMFGVRFSGHPDLRRILMPPWTPDDVFPLRKDFVDRRPKRERKVRPR, from the coding sequence GTGGCCGAGCACCCTGAGGCGGCGCCCGCCCAAGCCGGGGACGACCGCCCGCTGCACACGCACCAGGACGACAAGCCCCTTCTCGAAGCGCTGCCGCTTCCGGCGGAGGGGACCTTCGTCGATCCCAAGGCCAAGAAGAAGGCGCCCGCGGGGGAGGCCGGCGCCGAGCCGGCGGTGGATCCGGTGGTGGCCCGCCTGCGGGAAGCCTTTCCCGACGTGAGCTTCGATCCGGTGGCTGCCACCGCCGACGGCTGCCCCATCGTGACCGTGCCTGCGGAGCGGTGGCTGGAGGTGGCCCGGTTCCTCCGCGACGATCCCCAGCTGGGTTTCGACTACCTGTCCGATCTCTGCGGCGTCGACTACAAGGACGCCCTGCAGGTGGTCTACCAGCTGCGGGGAGTGGGCCACGACCGGCGCCTGACGGTCAAGGTCAACGTGAGCAAGGAGCAGCCGGAGGTCCCCAGCGTGGTCGAAGTCTGGCCCGGCGCGGGCTGGCACGAGCGGGAGGCCTTCGACATGTTCGGGGTCCGCTTCAGCGGCCACCCGGACCTGAGGCGGATCCTGATGCCGCCGTGGACGCCGGACGACGTCTTCCCGCTGCGCAAGGACTTCGTCGACCGGCGGCCCAAGCGGGAGCGCAAGGTGCGGCCGCGCTGA
- a CDS encoding NADH-quinone oxidoreductase subunit B, with amino-acid sequence MGVTNPRVTGPSGITVADLAWDETDPEHLIDRAAERLPGVWEYLPGVITTNLQTLVNWGRKNSLWYLLFGIACCAIEMMAAGASRIDLDRLGSVFRASPRQADMMIVAGTVTEKMAPVIKTLYDQMAEPRYVIAMGACASNGGPYYQGYNVVDGVDKIVPVDVYVAGCPPRPEALIYAIMKLQDKVARANLPA; translated from the coding sequence ATGGGTGTGACCAACCCGCGGGTGACGGGTCCCTCCGGCATCACCGTGGCCGACTTGGCCTGGGACGAGACGGACCCCGAGCACCTGATCGACCGGGCGGCGGAGCGCCTGCCTGGGGTCTGGGAGTACCTTCCCGGCGTGATCACCACCAACCTCCAGACCCTGGTCAACTGGGGCCGCAAGAACTCCCTCTGGTACCTGCTCTTCGGCATCGCCTGCTGCGCCATCGAGATGATGGCGGCCGGCGCCTCCCGGATCGACCTGGACCGGCTGGGGTCGGTGTTCCGTGCCTCGCCGCGCCAGGCCGACATGATGATCGTGGCGGGGACCGTCACCGAGAAGATGGCGCCGGTGATCAAGACCCTGTACGACCAGATGGCCGAGCCCAGGTACGTCATCGCCATGGGCGCCTGCGCGTCCAACGGCGGGCCGTACTACCAGGGCTACAATGTGGTCGACGGGGTCGACAAGATCGTTCCTGTGGACGTGTACGTGGCCGGGTGCCCGCCGCGGCCGGAGGCGCTGATCTACGCCATCATGAAGCTGCAAGACAAGGTGGCCCGGGCGAACCTGCCGGCCTGA
- a CDS encoding NADH-quinone oxidoreductase subunit A, translated as MVNVAVSRLLRRDWREPSKLTTYETGIRPYGDARVRYSIHYYIFALIFLVFDVEVVFLYPWAVRFRELVQAGPFAFIEMALFIVMLGVGLIYAWKKKVLRWV; from the coding sequence ATGGTCAACGTGGCCGTGAGCCGGCTGCTGCGGCGCGACTGGCGCGAGCCCAGCAAGCTCACCACCTACGAGACCGGGATCCGCCCCTACGGCGATGCCCGCGTGCGGTACAGCATCCACTATTACATCTTCGCCCTGATCTTTCTGGTGTTCGACGTGGAAGTGGTCTTCCTCTATCCCTGGGCCGTCCGCTTCCGCGAGCTGGTCCAGGCGGGTCCCTTCGCCTTCATCGAGATGGCCCTGTTCATCGTCATGCTGGGCGTGGGTCTGATCTACGCCTGGAAGAAGAAGGTGTTACGATGGGTGTGA
- a CDS encoding ABC transporter substrate-binding protein, translated as MTEQTLSWRRRLGAALILALVITAVAGIWRMAGTTGRAPAMPAGGGATPAPAPGDGPQPPQLVLGSLGGFEGWNPLLTERHPLQPLLFRSLVRYNDRMEVEPDLAASWEVGKDGRVYTLHLAEATWWDGRPVTASDVVFSLTTRLHPRADRLAAYNLAALNGAETYLAELDRLDRDRQAGLLDEATWEARAMAAYDRWLERGAVRAPDPRTVVVTFSEPYAPALELFTLPVVPAHAFASRAEALDPRHPFHTGHPVGSGPYRLDSWVPGVQARLVAREDLPPEQAPGYPLVVVRFFHEQEELDRAVLAGEVDAGRLSPEAARQVVAGQAPLRLVEFPDLGYTYLAYNLADPILADPAVRRAVEQAVDRSALVGALFGRYAEVLAGPGLPGTWWAAPQAPPRYDPEAARALLEQAGWVDGDGDGVRERGEQQLAIRIITHRENRYREEAAEMLAGFLRQVGIAAEVQVVDWPDLVAVLREGRYQAALLGVGVGVDPDGYALWHSAGHLNFTGLHDAEVDRLLEEGRRGGDRRVIYRQVQQRLAELEPALFLWQEILVLGVRQGVEGPISGSPGGFFWNVAAWHPADEPGPTGGPAAARGGTSKARRQPAHAGGAPGVHGAASR; from the coding sequence TTGACCGAGCAGACCCTGAGCTGGCGGCGCCGCCTGGGGGCGGCACTGATCCTGGCCCTGGTGATCACCGCCGTGGCAGGAATCTGGCGCATGGCCGGCACCACGGGTCGCGCCCCCGCGATGCCGGCCGGCGGCGGCGCGACGCCTGCGCCGGCGCCCGGGGACGGCCCCCAGCCGCCCCAGCTGGTGCTGGGCAGCCTGGGCGGGTTTGAAGGGTGGAACCCGCTCTTGACGGAGCGCCACCCCCTGCAGCCGCTGCTCTTTCGCAGCCTGGTGCGGTACAACGACCGGATGGAAGTGGAGCCCGATTTGGCCGCCTCGTGGGAGGTGGGCAAGGACGGGCGCGTCTACACGCTGCACCTGGCGGAGGCCACCTGGTGGGACGGGCGGCCCGTGACGGCCAGCGACGTGGTCTTCTCCCTGACCACTCGCCTCCACCCCCGGGCCGACCGCCTGGCGGCCTACAACCTAGCCGCCTTGAACGGCGCCGAGACCTACCTGGCGGAGCTGGACCGGCTGGACCGGGACCGCCAGGCAGGCCTGCTGGATGAAGCCACCTGGGAGGCCCGGGCCATGGCGGCCTACGACCGCTGGCTGGAACGGGGCGCGGTGCGGGCTCCCGATCCCCGGACGGTGGTGGTGACCTTTTCCGAGCCCTACGCGCCGGCGCTGGAGCTCTTCACCCTTCCCGTCGTTCCCGCCCACGCCTTCGCCAGCCGGGCCGAGGCCCTGGACCCCCGCCACCCCTTCCACACGGGCCACCCCGTGGGTTCCGGGCCCTATCGCCTGGACAGCTGGGTGCCGGGTGTCCAGGCGCGACTGGTGGCCCGGGAGGACCTGCCGCCGGAGCAGGCCCCCGGATACCCGCTGGTGGTGGTCCGGTTCTTCCACGAGCAGGAGGAGCTGGACCGGGCGGTCCTGGCAGGCGAGGTCGACGCCGGCAGGCTTTCGCCGGAGGCCGCCCGCCAGGTGGTGGCGGGACAGGCGCCGCTGCGGCTGGTGGAGTTCCCGGACCTGGGCTATACCTATCTGGCATACAACCTGGCCGACCCGATCCTGGCCGACCCGGCGGTGCGCCGGGCCGTGGAGCAGGCCGTTGACCGTTCGGCCCTGGTGGGCGCGCTGTTCGGGCGCTATGCGGAGGTGCTGGCGGGACCGGGCCTGCCCGGGACCTGGTGGGCGGCGCCCCAGGCCCCGCCGCGCTATGACCCGGAGGCCGCCCGCGCCCTGCTGGAACAGGCCGGCTGGGTCGACGGCGACGGCGACGGCGTGCGCGAGCGGGGCGAACAGCAGCTGGCCATCCGGATCATCACCCACCGGGAGAACCGCTACCGCGAGGAGGCCGCAGAGATGCTGGCCGGGTTCCTCCGCCAGGTGGGCATTGCCGCCGAGGTGCAGGTGGTGGACTGGCCCGACCTGGTGGCGGTCCTGCGGGAGGGCCGGTACCAGGCGGCCCTTCTCGGGGTCGGCGTGGGCGTCGACCCCGACGGGTACGCCCTCTGGCACTCCGCGGGCCACCTCAACTTCACCGGGTTGCACGACGCGGAGGTGGACCGGCTGCTGGAGGAGGGCCGGCGCGGCGGGGACCGGCGGGTGATCTACCGCCAGGTCCAGCAGCGGCTGGCCGAGCTGGAGCCCGCCCTGTTCCTCTGGCAGGAGATCCTGGTGCTGGGCGTGCGGCAGGGGGTGGAAGGCCCCATCAGCGGCTCCCCGGGCGGGTTCTTCTGGAACGTGGCCGCCTGGCACCCGGCGGACGAACCTGGCCCCACCGGCGGGCCGGCAGCGGCAAGGGGCGGGACCTCGAAGGCCCGGCGGCAGCCGGCGCATGCCGGCGGCGCGCCCGGGGTACACGGGGCGGCCTCCCGGTGA
- a CDS encoding metallophosphoesterase family protein, translating into MATRVLVLSDTHIPGRARALPPAVLEAAATADLIIHAGDLVSLDVYDELALLAPVVAVHGNVDDPEVYRRLPPRIVVERDGVRVGVTHGHLGRGRSTAERALAAFAGEEPPPAVVVFGHSHQPLVERRDGVLLLNPGSPTDPRWAPAPSYGWLELEGGEARARLVQLPRR; encoded by the coding sequence GTGGCGACGCGGGTCCTGGTGCTGTCCGACACTCACATCCCCGGCCGGGCGCGGGCGCTGCCCCCAGCGGTGCTGGAGGCGGCCGCTACGGCCGACCTGATCATCCATGCGGGGGATCTGGTGAGCCTGGACGTGTATGATGAACTGGCGCTGCTGGCGCCGGTCGTCGCCGTCCACGGCAACGTGGACGACCCGGAGGTGTACCGGCGGCTGCCGCCCCGGATCGTGGTGGAACGGGACGGGGTCCGGGTGGGGGTGACCCACGGGCATCTGGGCCGGGGACGGTCGACCGCCGAGCGGGCCCTGGCGGCCTTCGCCGGCGAGGAACCGCCGCCGGCGGTGGTGGTCTTCGGCCACAGCCATCAGCCGCTGGTGGAGCGGCGGGATGGGGTGCTGTTGCTGAACCCGGGTTCGCCCACCGACCCGCGCTGGGCGCCGGCGCCGAGCTATGGGTGGCTGGAGCTGGAGGGGGGCGAGGCCCGGGCGCGGCTGGTCCAGCTGCCCCGGCGGTAG
- the dat gene encoding D-amino-acid transaminase, with protein MPPEVVFLNGSFVPYEQAVVPVEDRGFLFADAIYEVIRCYGGRFFRLDDHLERLEQSAAALDIPLPYDRARWAALLDELIRRNGVRDGSVYVQVSRGVAPRSHAWPQGLQPTVVAIARPGGTPPAEAVERGVKAITVPDNRWGLCWVKTTGLLPNVLAKQQAARAGAYEALFVRDGLLTEGTSSNVFVVLDGILYTHPLANILPGVTRAVVLDVARQAGLAVREQAIPAVWLERAEEVILSGTNSEVLAVVEIDGRPVGGGRPGPVFARLREGYLARVAAETGAAVEPGPGA; from the coding sequence TTGCCGCCGGAAGTCGTCTTCCTTAACGGATCCTTTGTTCCCTACGAGCAGGCCGTGGTGCCCGTGGAGGACCGCGGCTTCCTCTTCGCCGACGCGATCTACGAGGTGATCCGCTGCTACGGCGGCCGGTTCTTCCGCCTGGACGATCACCTGGAGCGGCTGGAGCAGAGCGCCGCGGCCCTGGACATCCCCCTGCCCTATGACCGGGCCCGGTGGGCGGCCCTGCTCGACGAGCTGATCCGGCGCAACGGGGTGCGGGACGGGTCGGTGTACGTCCAGGTGAGCCGCGGGGTCGCCCCGCGCAGCCATGCCTGGCCCCAGGGGCTGCAGCCCACGGTGGTGGCCATCGCCCGGCCGGGCGGCACGCCGCCGGCGGAGGCGGTGGAGCGGGGCGTCAAGGCCATCACCGTGCCGGACAACCGCTGGGGGCTCTGCTGGGTGAAGACCACCGGTCTCTTGCCCAACGTCCTGGCCAAGCAGCAGGCGGCGCGGGCGGGGGCCTACGAGGCCCTGTTCGTCCGGGACGGCCTGCTGACCGAGGGCACGTCGAGCAACGTGTTCGTGGTGCTGGACGGCATCCTTTACACCCACCCCCTGGCCAACATCCTGCCCGGCGTCACCCGGGCCGTGGTCCTGGACGTGGCGCGGCAGGCGGGGCTGGCGGTGCGGGAACAGGCCATCCCCGCCGTCTGGCTGGAGCGGGCGGAGGAGGTCATCCTCTCGGGGACCAACAGCGAGGTGCTGGCCGTGGTGGAGATCGACGGGCGGCCCGTGGGCGGCGGCCGGCCCGGACCGGTGTTCGCCCGCTTGCGGGAGGGCTACCTGGCGCGGGTGGCGGCGGAGACCGGCGCAGCGGTGGAACCGGGCCCGGGCGCCTGA
- a CDS encoding heptaprenylglyceryl phosphate synthase — MDWRNWRHVVKLDPARPLDPAVIARLPATGTDALVLGGSDGIRRGAVFGLLGAARETGLPVAIEVSSVQAVVPGADWYLIPMVLNTTDPRWLVGAHQEAFANLHRIAPGIPVPWDRVVTVAYVVCNPAATVARVAAARPPEGPAAVAAWATVAERLLRADIVYIEYSGRLGDPAWVEAAAGALRRARLFYGGGLSTAEQAAVMAARAHTVVVGNALYRPDGLECIRATVRGARQVRPGEGGEPFAAGSRLP; from the coding sequence ATGGACTGGCGGAACTGGCGCCATGTGGTCAAGCTGGATCCCGCCCGCCCGCTGGATCCGGCGGTCATTGCCCGGCTGCCGGCCACCGGCACCGACGCCCTGGTCCTGGGCGGCAGCGACGGCATCCGGCGCGGGGCCGTGTTCGGCCTGCTGGGTGCGGCCCGGGAGACGGGGCTGCCCGTGGCCATCGAGGTCTCGTCGGTGCAGGCGGTGGTGCCGGGGGCCGACTGGTACCTGATCCCCATGGTGCTCAACACCACCGACCCCCGCTGGCTGGTGGGCGCCCACCAGGAAGCCTTTGCGAACCTGCACCGCATCGCGCCGGGCATTCCCGTTCCCTGGGACCGGGTGGTCACGGTGGCCTATGTGGTCTGCAACCCCGCCGCCACGGTGGCCCGGGTGGCGGCGGCGCGGCCGCCGGAAGGCCCCGCGGCGGTGGCGGCCTGGGCGACGGTGGCGGAGAGGCTCTTGCGTGCAGACATCGTGTACATTGAGTACAGTGGCCGGTTGGGCGACCCGGCCTGGGTCGAGGCGGCGGCCGGTGCCCTGCGGAGGGCCCGCCTGTTCTACGGCGGCGGGCTGAGCACCGCCGAGCAGGCGGCGGTCATGGCCGCCCGGGCCCACACCGTGGTGGTGGGCAATGCCCTCTACCGGCCGGACGGGCTGGAATGCATCCGGGCCACCGTGCGGGGCGCGCGCCAAGTGCGGCCCGGAGAGGGAGGGGAACCCTTTGCCGCCGGAAGTCGTCTTCCTTAA
- a CDS encoding efflux RND transporter permease subunit: MPVWRWAIARPVATLMAMGVLVWAGFFALRTLPVGLLPALNPPVLTVVASLPGASPEAIDQLLGQPLSQALRTVSGVDEITSRSGDETAVVVLRFHWGTDLEAAREQVHQRLDAVPLPPGTGRPQILRFDPQQLPVMEISLAGPGDAVERARRAEEVLLPRLEAVPGVAAVTLRGAPAERVEVVLDAAALRRHGLVPGQVQVAVAAAAATVPAGAVAGSDGSRRWPVEVEGGFHRLEELERVVVGLSSPVAVPAPAAPAAPGGVPGVPGVPGNDPGLPLPPGRTLGDLLRDPGALLRKLGGGPLPGLSPSRSRDGMAGGTDLAQAPGGAAPGGRTGRAPGSDGAAPGRVPGWGAAAVGGGDPAAVAGGVLGRAAGQGAPVLAGAVPVRLGDVARIHIRRDPPGSLERLNGRDGLGLMIYQEPAANTVSVSRAVRAALAAALASLPGWQATVTYDGGLLVERAVRGVGQSLLAGSLLAVAILWLFLRRGRAVLVIAAAIPVSACATLAAMHLAGMTLNVMSLGGLALSAGVLVDQAIVVLESIARRRQEGLPAAEAAAAGTEEVAAAIAGSTVTNLIVFLPVLFLGGLPGQLFHDLAVTNALAQAASLLVAVTMVPALAAWWLEEPATAPAGAPSPQVPAPAAAGPRSPAGGWPAAAPFGRPAAPASAADTGGAGAAGRLPRPVEACLAHPGLTLLAALVMVAASIPAAARLGTEFLPAVDEGAVDIAVTLPEGASLAATAGAIRQVESALAGLPGIQAVISRAGGGPWPGQAGGPNQGLVRVHLAAGAGSSQAWAERIRRLLARAGEGRGGLGGAEVTVRPRNLWAEVGAGAPVVELAVRAPDAATLARAAERARRALAATPGLADVAVDLDRSEPRLAVRVDAAAAAGFGLAPVQVGQQLRLALAGETVARARVEGRWLPVVLRLGEAPTGTATPVLAGGAGGAGAAAAAGGGEGAAQPPDGGGLEDAGAPQGAGSGGLAGLPVAGGTGWARLADLAVVRPGHTPAALVRRDGWLAATLTARVQGVDLGTAVARARERVAAVLPPGAAVEPAGTAVLMAEGFGTLVPAALGALLLIYMAMAAQFESLVHPLLMMVTLPLALTGAVAGLAATGHAIGLTAVMGAVVLAGIAVNNGIVLVDAARRYRAAGADAATAIRLAWSRRLRPVLMTALTTLLGSLPMILVPGQGSELEVPLAAVLVGGLFTSTVLTLVVLPCAWLLAEGRRRPGAAGRA, from the coding sequence GTGCCGGTCTGGCGCTGGGCCATCGCACGGCCGGTGGCCACCCTGATGGCCATGGGGGTGCTGGTGTGGGCCGGGTTCTTCGCCCTGCGCACCTTGCCCGTCGGCCTGTTGCCTGCCCTGAACCCGCCGGTGCTGACGGTGGTCGCCTCCCTGCCAGGGGCCTCGCCCGAGGCCATCGACCAGCTGCTGGGCCAGCCCCTCTCCCAGGCCCTGCGGACCGTCAGCGGGGTCGACGAGATCACCTCCCGTTCGGGTGACGAGACCGCCGTTGTGGTCCTGCGCTTCCACTGGGGGACCGACCTGGAGGCGGCCCGGGAGCAGGTCCACCAGCGCCTGGACGCCGTGCCCCTCCCGCCCGGGACGGGCCGGCCCCAGATCCTGCGGTTCGACCCCCAGCAGCTGCCCGTCATGGAGATCAGCCTGGCGGGGCCCGGTGACGCGGTGGAACGGGCCCGCCGGGCGGAAGAGGTCCTGCTGCCGCGGCTGGAGGCGGTGCCCGGCGTGGCCGCCGTCACCCTGCGCGGCGCTCCCGCGGAGCGGGTGGAGGTGGTGCTGGACGCCGCAGCCTTGCGGCGGCACGGGCTGGTGCCGGGGCAGGTGCAGGTCGCCGTGGCGGCGGCCGCCGCCACCGTGCCGGCAGGCGCCGTGGCGGGGAGCGACGGGAGCCGCCGCTGGCCCGTGGAGGTGGAGGGCGGGTTCCACCGCCTGGAGGAGCTGGAGCGGGTGGTGGTCGGCCTGTCCTCGCCGGTGGCGGTGCCGGCTCCGGCGGCACCGGCGGCGCCGGGCGGTGTCCCCGGCGTCCCCGGCGTCCCGGGCAACGACCCCGGCCTGCCGCTCCCGCCCGGCAGGACGCTGGGGGACCTGCTGCGGGACCCGGGAGCGTTGCTCCGGAAGCTGGGTGGCGGGCCGCTTCCCGGACTGTCCCCTTCTCGGTCCCGGGACGGGATGGCGGGGGGAACGGATCTCGCCCAGGCCCCTGGTGGCGCGGCCCCCGGTGGTCGAACGGGGCGGGCTCCGGGGTCCGATGGCGCGGCGCCCGGCCGGGTTCCGGGGTGGGGCGCCGCGGCCGTGGGTGGAGGGGACCCGGCCGCGGTGGCGGGCGGCGTCCTCGGCCGGGCCGCGGGGCAGGGGGCGCCGGTGCTGGCCGGCGCCGTGCCGGTGCGGCTCGGCGATGTGGCCCGGATCCACATCCGGCGGGATCCGCCCGGCAGCCTGGAGCGGCTGAACGGCAGGGACGGCCTGGGCCTGATGATCTACCAGGAACCCGCGGCCAACACCGTGTCCGTCAGCCGGGCGGTGCGCGCGGCCCTGGCGGCCGCCCTGGCCTCCCTGCCGGGCTGGCAGGCCACGGTGACCTACGACGGCGGCCTGCTGGTGGAGCGGGCGGTGCGGGGCGTGGGGCAGTCCCTGCTGGCCGGCAGCCTGCTGGCCGTGGCCATCCTCTGGCTCTTCCTGCGCCGCGGCCGGGCGGTGCTGGTCATCGCCGCCGCCATTCCCGTCAGCGCCTGCGCCACCCTGGCCGCCATGCACCTGGCCGGCATGACCCTCAACGTGATGAGCCTGGGCGGCCTTGCCCTGAGTGCGGGGGTGCTGGTCGACCAGGCCATCGTGGTGCTGGAGAGCATTGCCCGCCGCCGGCAGGAAGGCCTCCCTGCCGCCGAGGCCGCCGCGGCCGGCACCGAGGAGGTGGCGGCCGCCATCGCCGGCTCCACCGTCACCAACCTGATCGTCTTCCTGCCCGTGCTCTTCCTGGGCGGGCTGCCTGGCCAGCTGTTCCACGACCTGGCGGTGACCAACGCCCTGGCCCAGGCCGCCTCCCTGCTGGTCGCCGTCACGATGGTTCCCGCCCTGGCGGCCTGGTGGCTGGAAGAACCGGCCACGGCGCCGGCCGGCGCTCCAAGCCCCCAGGTTCCCGCCCCAGCAGCTGCCGGCCCGCGGTCTCCCGCCGGCGGATGGCCGGCCGCCGCACCGTTCGGCCGGCCCGCTGCGCCCGCCTCCGCCGCCGACACCGGAGGGGCGGGCGCAGCCGGCCGGTTGCCGCGGCCCGTGGAGGCTTGCCTGGCCCACCCGGGCCTGACGCTGCTGGCGGCCCTGGTGATGGTGGCCGCTTCCATCCCGGCGGCGGCGCGCCTGGGGACTGAATTCCTGCCCGCGGTGGACGAGGGCGCTGTGGACATCGCCGTGACCCTGCCCGAAGGGGCGTCCCTGGCCGCCACCGCCGGCGCCATCCGGCAGGTGGAGTCGGCCCTGGCCGGCCTGCCCGGGATCCAGGCGGTGATCAGCCGGGCGGGCGGCGGCCCGTGGCCGGGGCAGGCGGGAGGGCCGAATCAGGGGCTGGTCAGGGTCCACCTGGCGGCAGGGGCCGGTTCGTCCCAGGCTTGGGCCGAGCGCATCCGCCGGCTCCTGGCCCGGGCCGGGGAAGGCCGCGGCGGCCTCGGGGGAGCCGAGGTCACCGTGCGGCCGCGCAACCTCTGGGCCGAAGTGGGGGCCGGGGCGCCGGTGGTGGAACTGGCGGTGCGGGCTCCCGACGCCGCCACCTTGGCCCGGGCGGCGGAACGGGCTCGCCGTGCCCTGGCGGCCACCCCCGGGCTGGCCGACGTGGCGGTCGATCTGGACCGCAGCGAGCCCCGCCTGGCCGTCCGGGTCGACGCGGCGGCCGCGGCGGGCTTTGGGCTGGCCCCGGTCCAGGTGGGGCAGCAGCTGCGCCTGGCCCTGGCCGGCGAGACGGTGGCCCGGGCGCGCGTGGAAGGGCGCTGGCTGCCCGTGGTCCTGCGCCTCGGCGAGGCGCCGACCGGGACGGCCACCCCGGTCCTGGCAGGCGGCGCGGGCGGCGCAGGCGCCGCGGCGGCTGCCGGGGGCGGGGAAGGTGCCGCGCAACCCCCGGACGGCGGGGGCCTTGAAGATGCCGGAGCACCGCAAGGTGCTGGCAGCGGGGGCCTGGCGGGCCTGCCCGTGGCCGGAGGGACGGGCTGGGCGCGGCTGGCCGACCTGGCGGTGGTGCGTCCCGGTCACACGCCGGCCGCCCTGGTGCGGCGGGACGGCTGGCTGGCGGCGACCCTGACGGCCCGGGTCCAGGGAGTTGACCTGGGCACCGCCGTGGCCCGGGCGCGGGAGCGGGTGGCCGCCGTGCTGCCGCCGGGCGCCGCGGTGGAACCGGCGGGCACCGCCGTGCTGATGGCCGAAGGGTTCGGCACGCTGGTACCGGCGGCCCTGGGCGCCCTGCTTCTGATCTACATGGCGATGGCGGCCCAGTTCGAATCCCTGGTGCATCCCCTCCTCATGATGGTGACCCTGCCCCTGGCCCTGACCGGCGCCGTGGCGGGCCTGGCCGCCACCGGCCATGCCATCGGGCTGACGGCGGTGATGGGGGCCGTGGTCCTGGCGGGGATCGCGGTCAACAACGGCATCGTGCTGGTCGACGCCGCGCGCCGTTACCGGGCGGCCGGTGCGGACGCCGCGACCGCCATCCGCCTGGCCTGGAGCCGGCGGCTGCGGCCGGTGTTGATGACGGCCCTGACCACTTTGCTGGGCTCCCTGCCCATGATCCTGGTGCCGGGGCAGGGCAGCGAGCTGGAGGTGCCCCTGGCGGCGGTGCTGGTGGGCGGCCTGTTCACCTCCACGGTCCTGACCCTGGTGGTCTTGCCTTGTGCCTGGCTGCTGGCCGAAGGCCGGCGACGGCCCGGTGCGGCCGGCCGGGCCTGA